From the genome of Trichosurus vulpecula isolate mTriVul1 chromosome 6, mTriVul1.pri, whole genome shotgun sequence:
ctgaggcatagagaggatGAATAAATTAGTCAgcatcacagaactagtaagtgtctgtggatTCACtgaaatccaggttttcctgacatcttatgcaacactctatccattgtgccacattgttttcaggaaatatttattttcctcagGTGAAATTTACTAGGAACATAATATGTCATTATTGATTTGTGAATTCTCTTCTTGTACTCCTTTTATTATCAAAATTTGAAGGGCCTGATGAGGAAAGGGGAATAGAAATCTTTGAGTCAGAAATATTTGAAATGCCACATCTGAGTGAAAATTAACTTCATGACAATGGATAAATCATTTGAatcatctgggcctcagtttgcatATCTTTAAAAGAAGCTATACATAGCAGTAACACCAACCTCACAAAACCgatgtgaaaatcaaaggagaaaataaatattatatttgcaATGAATTTTAAAAGCCCGTATACATAGCTTTGGccattattatttcattagaaTTAGCATTTCCTGATTAACTAGGGGTTCCTTGCCATCACTGTTGCACATCATTTAAGACTTTCCCTTAAATATAGAGTTCTTGAAGATTAAATGTTTTCTTGATGAGACAGGTAAGACATTCTTATCTCTTTATTCATTTTCACAGAAGTCAGATAGAACACATTCTGGAGCTATCCGATAACACACACCCCAATTGAAAACCCCACCTACTATTGATCTCATTTGTGAAGGTCTTCCCAAAAGAGAAGATGACTGAGAGGAATTATACTGCACCAACTGAGTTTATTTTTATTGGCTTCACAGATTACCTACCACTCCAAAtcactcttttccttttgtttttggtcATCTACATTTTGACCTTGGTGGGAAATATTGGTTTGATAGTCCTGGTCAATACTGATTCTAATCTTCAAACTCCCATGTATTATTTTCTCAGTAATCTCTCCTTTCTAGACATCAGCTATTCCACGGCCATAACTCCCAAGATGCTAGCAAACTTTTTGTCTTCTAAGAAGAGCATTTCCCTGTATGGTTGTGCCCTTCAAATGTACTTCTTTGCTTGCTTTGCTGATGCAGAATGCCTCATTCTAGCTGCAATGGCCTTTGACCGCTATGCTGCTATCTGCAAACCATTGACATATTCAACACTTATGTCCAGGAAAGTGTGTGTTTCCTTCATAGCTTTGGCTTATTTCAGTGGAAGCATGATTTCACTGGTTCATGTGTCTATGACCT
Proteins encoded in this window:
- the LOC118855059 gene encoding olfactory receptor 5AS1-like, producing the protein MTERNYTAPTEFIFIGFTDYLPLQITLFLLFLVIYILTLVGNIGLIVLVNTDSNLQTPMYYFLSNLSFLDISYSTAITPKMLANFLSSKKSISLYGCALQMYFFACFADAECLILAAMAFDRYAAICKPLTYSTLMSRKVCVSFIALAYFSGSMISLVHVSMTFRLPFCKSHVINHFFCDIPPLLALSCASTSLNELLLFALCSFIQTSTFVIIFISYFCILVTVLNIKSSGGRSKTFSTCASHLIAVTLFYGTLLFMYLRPTTKYSPDTDKVIAVFYTVVFPMFNPFIYSLRNKDVKNALKKLLDRISSNQYCHKIRNF